One Delphinus delphis chromosome 3, mDelDel1.2, whole genome shotgun sequence genomic region harbors:
- the LOC132422368 gene encoding paraneoplastic antigen Ma1-like: MAMTLLEDWCKGMDVNFQRALLVWGIPVNCDEAEIEETLQAAMPQVPYRVLGRMFWREENAKAALLELTGAVDYTAIPREMPGKGGVWKVVFKPPTSDAEFLERLHLFLAREGWTVQDVARVLGFQSPTPAPIPDMQAEMLNYILHNVIPPLVESIGYRKLTLFSGRDILGPGEETFDPWLEHTNEVIEEWQVSDVEKRRRLMESLRGPAADVIRILKTSNPAITTAECLKALEQAFGSVESFRDAQVRFLNTYQNPGEKLSAYVIRLEPLLKKVVEKGAIAKDNVNRARLEQVIVGANHSGALQRLWLTAVAEGPTPNLFQLLVQIREGEAEEEEAEAVLLQLGLKGPL, encoded by the coding sequence ATGGCGATGACACTGTTGGAAGACTGGTGTAAGGGGATGGATGTGAACTTCCAGAGAGCCCTGCTGGTCTGGGGGATCCCAGTGAACTGTGATGAGGCTGAAATCGAAGAGACCCTCCAGGCTGCGATGCCCCAGGTGCCCTATCGAGTGCTTGGGAGAATGTTCTGGAGGGAAGAGAATGCCAAAGCAGCCTTGTTAGAGCTCACTGGTGCTGTCGATTACACCGCGATCCCCAGGGAGATGCCCGGTAAAGGAGGGGTGTGGAAAGTGGTCTTTAAGCCCCCGACTTCCGATGCTGAATTTCTAGAAAGGTTGCACCTCTTCCTGGCAAGAGAGGGGTGGACCGTGCAAGATGTTGCCCGTGTCCTTGGGTTTCAGAGCCCCACTCCGGCCCCAATCCCAGATATGCAAGCAGAGATGCTAAACTATATTTTGCATAATGTTATTCCGCCTCTTGTTGAGTCCATAGGGTACAGGAAGCTGACACTCTTCTCCGGGAGGGACATCCTGGGGCCTGGAGAGGAGACATTTGATCCCTGGCTGGAGCACACTAATGAGGTCATAGAGGAGTGGCAGGTGTCAGATGTGGAAAAGAGGCGGCGGTTGATGGAGAGTCTTAGAGGTCCTGCTGCTGATGTCATACGCATCCTCAAGACCAGCAACCCTGCGATTACCACCGCCGAATGCCTGAAGGCGCTTGAGCAAGCGTTTGGGAGCGTGGAGAGCTTTAGGGATGCGCAGGTCAGATTTCTGAACACTTACCAGAACCCGGGAGAAAAGTTATCTGCTTATGTCAttcgtctggagcctctgctgaAGAAGGTGGTGGAGAAGGGGGCCATAGCTAAAGATAACGTGAATCGAGCCCGCCTGGAGCAGGTCATTGTCGGGGCCAACCACAGCGGGGCCCTCCAGAGGCTGTGGCTGACCGCGGTTGCGGAAGGGCCAACCCCAAACCTCTTCCAGTTGCTGGTGCAGATCCGCGAGGGGGAggctgaggaggaggaggcggaggctGTCCTCCTGCAGTTAGGCCTGAAGGGGCCCCTCTGA